Sequence from the bacterium genome:
CAGCGCGCAGACGATGCCCACCAGGTAGGCCTTGGCCGCTCCTCCCTTCTGCTTGATCGCCTCCTCCGAAGTACCTACCAGCGCCATCCAGGGCTTCGCGAACATAACGGGTGAATACCACAAACCTCCCAACACAAAATAGACCAGCGCTGCCACCAAAACCGCCAAAGGACTGGTTGGCATATCTCACCTCCGAGGACTGGGTTCAAAACAGGGCGTGCCGCGCGGGATCGGCACAATCCGGCGCGTACGCGCGTGGCAATGGCCGTCAATCTAATTCTCCGTCCGCCAATTTCAAGCGTTTTGTTGCCAAGGTTGCTCGTGGCGGCCGAAATTGCGCTTGACATCCAAACAAAAACTGTCTATATTTTTTGCGCTTAAACGAGCCGGCGCGCGTTTCCGCTCGGGCAATTGCGTGCGGAAACTGCGGGCTGGCGCAGAGATGGAGGTTGTCGAACGTATGCCGCGTGGCCGGGTCAAGTGGTTCAACGAGAACAAGGGGTATGGCTTCATCGAGCAGCTCGATGGGGGCGAAGACGTGTTCGTGCATTTTTCTGTGATTCAAATGGAAGGCTTCCGGACGCTGCCGCAAGGGGCGGAGGTCGAATTCGAATGTGTGCCGGGTGAAAAGGGATTGCAGGCTACCAAAGTCATCAAGCTGTGACCGGGGCGCACCGAACCAGTGCCGAGTTACCGCCTGCCCGGCGGGCCTGATCACGCTGAGGAGTGAATGTGAAGTTTGATGCCAAAGCCATCCAGAAGATTGCCGAAGCGTTGCAGACGGAGACCAAGCAGCGTGGCAACAACTTTCGCATGGTGCTCGACCATCCCGAATCAGGACGGCGGCTCTCGCTGGAAATTTATCCGGACATCGCCATCGGCAGAAACAAGGGCAGCTTGATCTCGGTCTACACCGCGTCGAGCCATCTCCAGCTTCATTTCTGCACCGGCTACGTCGTCAGCGAGTCCCTGGGTGAGGTCACCTTTGTCGCGGAAAACAAGGGCAAAGTGTGCGGCTTGATCATCGAGAAGGAAGCCGGTTGCTCGTTGTTCGCCAATGTGGATGCCAGAGTGTTGTCAGGCGATTTCACCACGCTCGGCCCGGAAGTGATGCTCTCCGGCATCGCGCTCTCGCTCACCGAAAACATTCTACCCAAGCCCAAGAAAGCCCAACGGCCGAAAAAGACCGCGAGAAAAGCGGCCAAGTCATCCCGGCAAAAGGCCGCGCCGCGCCGGCGGAAATAACCGAAAGCGTTCCGCAGAGATGTGCAGCTTGCTCTCGGTGCATGAACTTCTTCTGCCCCAACCAGATAATCGGCATTGAACACAGCGCTGGGAAATTACCTCTCTGAATTTCTCGACTACCTGCGCGCCGAGAAACACCTCGCCCACAATACGGTCATCTCCTACGGTTTTGATTTACGCCGCTATACGGCGTTCCTCGCCGGCCGCGGCCTCACCACCCCCGACCAGGTCACCGTCACCGACATCCGCGCACTGCTCACCGAGCTGACGCAATTGGGGCTTGCCACCACCAGCATCGGCCGGCAGCTTGCCGCCATTCGCATGTTTCATCGCTATCTCGTCGGCGAGAAATACTGCAATCACGATCCGGCGGAGCCAATCGCGCTGCCGCGCCAAAGCCAAAAGATTCCCCGGGTGCTGGACATCTCCGATATCGAACAATTGCTGCAGCAGCCGGAGGTCAGTACGGTGCTGGGCGTGCGCGATCGCGCCCTGCTGGAGTTTCTCTATGCCACCGGCGCGCGCGTTTCGGAGGCCATCGAATTGGGAATGGATGATCTCTTCCTGCCGCAGCGCCTGGTGCGCATCTTCGGCAAAGGGCAGAAGGAACGGCTGGTGCCCATCGGCGAAGTCGCGGTCAGGTGGCTGCAGGAGTATTTCACGCACGCCCGGCCGCGGCTGATTCGGCGGCGCGCGCAGGACAAGGTCTTTGTCAACGCGCGCGGCGGCAAGCTCTCGCGCATGGGCGTGTGGAAAATTCTGCGCGGCCATTTGCAGGCAGCCGGCATCACCAAACCCGCCTCGCCGCACACCATTCGCCATTCGTTCGCCACCCACTTGCTGGAAGGCGGCGCGGATTTGCGCGCGGTGCAGGAAATGCTCGGTCATGCCGATTTGGCCACCACTCAGATCTACACCCATCTCGATCGCGCGTACTTGAAGGAAGTTCATCGCCAGTTTCATCCGCGCGAACGCCATTTTGATGCTACAGGTAAATAATTCGTCTCAATCTGAAAATGCTCCAATCTCGGCTGAATCCGGGTTTCCAGTACTTCGAGCAACGTGGAAACTCCGAGGTCTTTGATGCCACGGCCATGCCGTGACAGGAACACTCTTGTCAAATCGCGCAAATCACGCCCAACTCGCACGCCCAAGCCTGCGGGCATGTCAGGCTCATTCGCACAAGGAAATTGCCATGAAAACCGACGCCGAAATCGAACTCAAGAATCTCTACACGGCCGCGGACGTCCCAGCGGCGCCGGAGCCTGCCGGCGAATACCCCTTCACCCGCGGCCTCTTCGCGGAAATGTACCGCGCCCGGCTGTGGACCATGCGGCAATACAGCGGCTATGCCACGGCGGAAGACACCAATGCCCGCTTTCGCTATCTGCTCTCGCAGGGCCAAACCGGCCTGTCCACCGCCTTTGATCTGCCCACCCAAATGGGCTATGACTCCGATCACAAACTGGCCGACGGTGAAGTCGGCAGAGTGGGTGTGGCAATCTCGAGTCTGGAGGACATGGAACGCCTGTTCGACGGCATCCGCCTGGAGACGGTCACCACTTCGATGACGATCAATGCCACCGCCGCGATTCTGCTGGCGCTTTACATCGCAGTGGCGAAAAAGCAGAATGCGGACTTGCACGCGATCAGCGGCACGGTGCAGAATGATATCTTAAAGGAGTACATCGCGCGTGCCACCTACATCTTTCCGCCCGCGCCCTCGCTGCGGCTGGTGACCGACATGTTCGAGTTCTGCTCGCAACACACGCCCAAATGGAATCCGATCTCGATCAGCGGCTATCACATTCGCGAGGCCGGCTCGGACGCAGTGCAGGAAGTGGCATTCACCTTTGCCAATGCCATCGAGTATGTGCGTCAGGCCGTCAAGCGCGGTCTGGACGTGAACGTCTTCGGACCCCGCCTGTCGTTTTTCTTCAACAGCCACAACAACTTCTTCGAGGAGATTGCCAAGTTCCGGGCGGCGCGGCGGCTGTGGGCGCGCCTCATGAAGGAAAGATTCGGCGCGACCAATCCCAAAGCCCTGCTGCTGCGCTTTCACACGCAAACCGCGGGCGCAACCCTGACCGCGCAGCAGCCCGACAACAACATCGTGCGCGTGACCCTGCAGGCACTCGCCGCGGTGCTGGGCGGCACCCAATCGCTGCACACCAATTCCCGCGACGAAGCGCTGGCGCTGCCCACCGAGGAATCGGTGATGATCGCGCTGCGCACGCAGCAGATCATCGCCTATGAAAGCGGCGTGGCCGCGGTCACGGATCCCATCGGCGGCAGCTATCTGGTCGAAAGCCTCACCAACGAAATCGAGCGCCGCGCCGAGGAATACCTCAAGCGCATCGATGCCCTCGGCGGCGCGGTGGCCGCAATCGAAGCCGGGTATTTTCAGGAGGAGATTGGCCGGCGCGCGTGGGAATACCAGCAAGCCATCGAACGCGGGGAAAAGATCATCGTGGGCGTCAACAAATTTCAAGTGAAAGAAGAAAAGAAGATCGATCTTTTGCGCGTCGATCCCCGCATTCAAGCGCAGCAAATCCAGCGGCTGTCCGAGTTGCGCCGCCGCCGCGACCATGCCAAAGCCAGCGAGCTGCGGCAGAGACTGGAAACCGCGGCCCGGGGCAAAGAGAATCTCATGCCGCACATCATCGCCTGTGTCGAGGGCTATGTGACGCTGGGAGAAATCGCGGATTCGCTGCGCGAGGTGTTTGGGAGGTATCAGGCGAAATAGCCGGCCCGATGGCTCAGGCCTTTGTCAAGCATCGTGCAGTGAATGACGAGTATCCAGCCTGGACGCGCCGGAACCTGAAAAGGGGAAACTCACGCAGAGTCGCCAAACTGCCTGGCCAGCGTCTGCCCGGAATCATTATCGCCCGGGCGTTTCGTCATGAATAAGAACGCGTTTTGTTCGACCCGTGCACGCTTCCGGGCCGAGCGTCCGGGTGGTTTCTTCATTTCTGAACAGGCACGAGCGATTCTGTGCGGAACCTTTGCGGCTCTGCCGTGCCACAGGCACCAAGGCAAATCGGATTTGGCATTTCATCGATGAGCCTAAGATGCCACCCCTGTCTGCCGCAAGCGGACGCGGGCGTCATGCTTGCTGCGTGAGTAAGATGACACTGGCCTCGATAATTTGCCCTTGAGTCTGAACGAATGTTTTCGTACTCTCCGGCGTCGAGGCCGGGCCGGTTACCAATACCGATGGCCTTCGTGAATGGTTATGACGAATTGTGACGATGACAACGATGCCTTCCAGCACGACGCAGCCCCATGAGCCGACGCACTGAGACTCCCTTCTGGAATCCGGACACCCTGCAATCCCTGCTGCCGACGCGAATCGTCGGCCGCCAACTGATCGTTTTCAACCGCATCACTTCCACCAATGATTTTCTCAAGCGTGCGGCACGGCGCGGCGCGGCCACCGGCAGTGTGGTGTTGGCGGATGAACAAACCGCGGGCCGCGGCCGCCTGCAGCGGCCCTGGCAATCGCCGGCCGGCAAGGGCTTGTGGTTCTCCGTGTTGTTGCGGCCGCAGCTTGCGCCCGAAAAACTCGGCATGATTTCACTGGCGATTGCAGCGGTGGTGGCGGAAGTGTTTTCGAAGTTTTGCCGGCAGGAATTTCAAGTGAAATGGCCGAACGACGTGTTGTTTGAAAGCCGGAAAGTGTGCGGCATCCTGTGTGAAACGCAAATCGTGCAGGATGAAATCGAGGCGATCATTGCCGGCATCGGCGTGAACGTGTCGCAACAGCCGCAGGAATTTCCCGGCGAGCTGCGCGACCGCGCCACTTCGCTGGAACAGATTTGCGGACATCCGGTCGATCGCCAGCATCTGTTGCTCGAGCTGCTGGCCGCGCTGGAGAAAAACCTGTTCGGCAATCTGCGCAGCAAACTGGTGCTGCTCAAAGCCGCGTGGTGCAGCCGCTGCCGCGATTTCGGCCAGCACCTGACCGTGACGCAGGCACCGATGGACAAGCTCAAACGCATCACCACCGGTGTGTTCGAAGGCATTGGCGACAGCGGTGAGTTGATCCTGCGGCTTTCCAACGGCACCCTGCAATTCTTCTCGGCCGGCGAGATCACCCTGGCGCGCGAAGGCTGGTCGCCTTCCAGCCCCTGAGGCTCTCCCACCCCACCGCCGGCCCGCTGCGCCGGCAACACCCAGAAAGAACCCCCGGCATGCTTCTCGTCATTGACATCGGCAACACCAACATCACGCTCGGCCTGCTCGAACAACACCGCCTCGCGGCAAGCTGGCGGCTGCACAGCAAGAACGCCCACACCAGCGACGAAGTCTGGATCATGCTGAAGCTGCTGCTGGAATCGGAGGGCTTTGGCCTCGCGCAAATCCGGGGCTGTGCGCTCAGTTCGGTGGTGCCGCATCTCACGCCGGTTTTCGAACGCATGATACAGCAGCGGCTCAACGTTCCCTCCGTAAACGTCACTTCGGATTTGGACACCGGCATCAAAATCCTGTACGAGAATCCACAGCAAGTGGGCGCCGATCGCATTTGCAACGCGGTGGCGGGTTATGCCAAATTCGGCGGGCCGTTGGTGGTGGTGGATTTCGGCACGGCCACGACCTTCGACGTCGTGACCCGCAACGCGGAGTATCTCGGCGGCATCATCGCGCCGGGGCCGGAGACCACGGCAACTGTTTTACATCACGTGTCGGCCAAACTGCCGCGCGTGGAATTGGAATTTCCGCCAAGTGTGATTGGCCGTACCACAGAAACGAGTATTCAGGCGGGCTTGATGTTCGGCGGGGTGGAGTTGATCGACGGCCTCAATCGCCGCATCAAACGCGAACTGGGCGAGGACACGCACATTATCGCCACGGGCGGACTGGCGAATGTGTTCCTACCTTACCTTGACACCGTTGAGCGCGTCGAGCCGGATTTGACACTGGAGGGTTTGGGAATTATTTTCGCGCGCTGTGCCCCGCGCTGAAATTTCAGAGACCCGCGTTTTCACAACACCCTTCATTATCTCCCTGAATCATCCTCCTTTTTTGCGTCGCTCGACTCTAGCAGACACGGGCGCAACTCCATTCAAACAAACGGGCCTTTTCTCGTGCCAATATCATCTGACAGGCTCGCGCGCAGCAATGTTCCTCGTCCGTGCAGCGCGTGAATCAATTCCTTTGCCAGCGGCGCGTCCGTTGCTTCCTGCAGGCTGGAATCGTCGATGATCGCCTGCATCTCTTGTTTGAAGGCGAAGTAAGGCTCGCGGCTCGCGCGAGATAAGAAGATGCCGCCGGCATCGAAATACCAATCCCGCATCGCTTCCGAGGTTTGTTTTACAGTTTGATGGGTAAGCGGCCTTTCGGCTGAATAGCGCGCCAGCGGCTTCATGATTTTCCACAATTTTTGATAGGCCTCCAACCGGCTTTTCCGCAGTTCCTTGTCATATTCAACGGTCAACTCCAGCCGTGCTTTCGATAGCGTGACAAAGTAGGTAATCACCGCGGTGATGGCGCCGGAGATCAAGCCGCTCAACAACGATAAGAATGCTTCGTTCATCGCATTCTCCTCAGAAAAGGCGAATCCTCACCCCATGAAAATCCGTGCCTGAAAGCGGATGCCAACCGGTGACGTCATATCTCCCATAATCATAGCACAACTCGATATGTTCCGTAATCAGCCGAATGAAGTAGGAACTTTGCGGGGAGGGCTCCAAAATCACATTGAGCAGGCCATAAGAACTTATGCTCGCGCCGAAGGTGTTGTATTCGACGCGGCCAAGCGGATCTTGGTAATGACCATAACGAAGAAATATAAACTCATTGGCGCCGAGTTCCCAGCCGGCCTTGGTGATGATTTTGGCATTTTCCTGCCGCAGGATCACATTCTTGAAGAAGTCGATGTCGCCCAGGAAATGGGCATACGTGACGCTGTGGCGATCAACCCTGCGCACGAGCAACTGTTCAGCCTCATACTGATGTTCGAGAGAGACGAGACGCCACGGGCGACCGTGGCGAGTGCTAGTAAGCCCGGCGTTCAGGCTCAATCCCACTCTCGCGGTGCGCGGCAGTGGATCCGCTTGCGCGGCGTCAATGTAGCTGATGGCATCCCCGATATTGCTTTTCGAATATCCCAAGCCCACGCCGAAGACCGGGCGCACTCCCGGGCGAAGCTCCAGTGTCTTGCCGGTGAGACGCGCAATGATTTCCTCGCCGGGGGCATACAAAACCACGCCGAAATCATGCGCTTTGATACTTGTCGAGGCAGGATAAACCAAATTTATGGCGGGGCCTAGTTCCGACTCAATACTTTTGAAACTCCACCCGAATCCGGCTTTGATCCAATAATCGAAGCCCAACCCGACGGTCCAGAGCTTGGCCCTTTCAACGGTATGCAACACGGCTATTGGCGTGGGGTCATCAGGGCCGGTAACGACGATTTCGCCGAGATCAAGATTGACGCGTGTATAGCCAACACCCAGGCTCACGGGAAAGCGATGATCGAGTTTCTTGAGATCATAGCCCGCGATGAACGTCCTGGCGTCATAGAAAATATCCGGGGCCAAGCCCGCCAACCAGTCGCTTTTGGCGGGAAAAAACTCCGCCATGAAGAAATTTTCATTCGCCCAAACGCCCAGTCGCGCAGGATTGAAGGCAATGCCAAGAGCATCGTTTTTCGCGGAGGAGACCGACGCGCCTCCCATACCGTTGGCGCGCAGGGAAGGCTGAATGAGTAAGAATGTTGCAGCAGCAGAACCCGGCCCCTGCGCCCAGGCCGCGGACATAAGGCTCAACATCAGCAGCACGGACAGCAATCTGATCGTTTTCATAGGAAACCCCTTGCACTTGAGTTTTGAATGGGCAATTGATTTGGCACGTGGCAGCGTATCATGTCATCGAACGGCGAATGACACGCGCAAGTTCATTCCAAATCGTCACCACCAGCAACGCTTTCAACTCAAGGGCTGGGCTGTGGCCACTCGCGGCCGGCATCATTCACAAAAAGCCGAGGCCAGGGAGCGCGACGCTGCCATGCCCACGCTGCCGTTACACCGAGGCCGGCATCATTGCGCCATTACCGTGCGGAATCAATTCCGGCTTTGCCTTCATCTCTCCGGAAGCGGTTGCCGGCATTGTGCTGGTTTCCGGTGATTGCCGGAGCGACCGCGGCGCCAACAGCGTCAACTCGCGCTCGGGTCCGGGCAAATACTCCCAACGCTTCAACTCTGCCTGCCAGCCGTGCGCCGGCAGCCGGCGCAATTCCACAAAAGACTTGCTCAACTCATTGCGCACCACACCGCTCTCTTCTTCAAAAACGGTTGTCCAGGTTCCGGAATTCAGATAGATCATGTTTGCCTCCGGCCAAAACTGCTTGTCGGGCTTGTGCGTGTGCCCGCTCACGGTAAGGAAGGAAGCCGTAGCAACACGGCGAGGCAATTCTTTCGTCATGACAGCGCGCGGACCTTCTTCTTTGCCGCGGGCGTAGCGTTGGTGCAGCAGTTTGCCCCATTGCGCAAAAAGCCAGGGCAGGGCAATCAGCGCAAGCAGAATCAACAGCCAGCGTTCCGGTCCGCTTTTGGTGAAATACAGCCACAGCGCGACAGCCACTGGAACCAGCACGCGCGCCACCTGCAGGCCGCCCAAATAGATCAGCCGGCGCGCCGGCGGCTTCGGCCAGAGCAGGAGAATCGCTTTGCACAATTGTGGCAGCAGCTTGATGGCCGTGCCGGTGTGCGCGCGCAGGAGATAATTCACCACGCGAATGCTGGGCCGCACATTGTCAAGATAAGGCACGACCCTCTCGATGTGATTGACGAAATAGCGATTGAACCAGGAACCGGCCGGAAGCTGAAGCGCCTGCGTGCGGGCCTCCTGCCAGGCCTCGGGCGTGGCCGTGACCCATTCGTAGCGGTGGCCATGCTCGACGCGGATCGCCTGCCACAGCTCAACGCCCTGGCCCCAGAACTGCAGCCGCCGGTCGTCCGGAGGAACTTCGAGTTGAAGGCGCAACCAGGCTTGCACCAGTTCCTGGTCGAATTCTTGATCATGATTGCCGGTGATGATGATAAGCGGAAAACCGGCCTGCAGCCAGGCTCGCAACGCCGCGAATACCGCGGCGTGACCCTGCCAGGTGAGATGCAGGCGATAAACCGACTTGAAGTCCTGCGTGTCAAGTCCATAACGCTTCTCCTGCAACACGCTTCTGCCTGCCGCGGTGCACGCGCTCCACCGGCTGCGGCCCAACACATGCTTGCGCCAGCACGCAGCGAACGCGTCGAAGTCGGCGAGCATCTGCCCCTTGTCGCGCTGCTTCAAATACGTCGCCGGGATTTCCTGCAAGAGTTTGCGCCAGGCCTGCAACTCTGCCGGTGATGCCGGCGTGCGCGTGATGCGCAGAAAGTCGATGAAGTCACCATTGAGGATCAGTAGGCACTTCTGCTTGTTGTTGCGTGCCCGCTCGCGCTTGTGCTGCAGAAACGCGGCGAATTCATCGTCACAGGTGAAATTCTCCAAGCGATCCCAATAGACCGAGCCGGAGGCGCGGCCTTCACTGAGATGCAGGTCGCTGACCACCAAAACCTGCTGGAGATCGTCCGCGCCGAGATCGCGCGGGACGAGCGGCTGATAGAAAGGTGCCGTCTTGTGAAACTTCAGCATGATAAAAATCTCCCTGGCGGCTGGTTCGAATCATTCTCCCGGCTTGTCGTCGAGGGCGAGCAGAAAGGCCACCAACGCGGTGACGGTGTCGCCGCCGGGTTGGTCTTCAATCCAATACTCGTGACCAATGCCCTGCACATTCATGTCTTCCATCGCCACGCGCGCCGGGCTGCCCGGCACCGGATAGACTTTCTCTTTGTTCGCCGCAATCACTTTGGCGCGCTCGGATTGCAGGACGACGGCCTGCAGGCTCAATGCGGCATTGGGACGAAAATAGGATTCGGGATGCGCTTCGCGATAGGCGAGAATCTGACCGGCGCCGTAAATCTTCTCCACGGGCGCGCGGCGCAGCAGCGCCTGCAAATCATCGCCGGCCGGCGGCATTTGCGGATCGAGCGCCACCGCCACCCCGCCGTCATGCAGATACGGTGCAGTGCCCCAGAGATAGCGCAGCGTGACGACTTTGTAACCGTACTTCTGTTTGCTGCCGAAAAACTTTCCCAGAAAACCCCAGAAGCCCTTGGCGATGGCTTTGCCGGTGGCAGGATCATATTCCGGCGCGATGAACGTTTGCAGGGGCTCGGTCGCCAGCGCGCGCGCGTTGTTCGTGGCGATCTCGCGCAGCGGAATGATCTTGTTGTTGGTGAAGAACGGGCCGGCATGACACTGCGCGCAACCCTGCGCCTTGAAGATCTCATACCCCTTTTCCACCAGACCGGCGCTGCGCGCCCGGGCCAGCAGCGCGGTGTGATTAGTAGGCGGTTGCACCCAATCCAACATCAAGCTCACGGCCTCGGAAACAAATTCGTCGGCATTGAGGCCGTAGGTCGCGGCCAACTGCTCGATCTGGTATTGCTCGCGCACATGGCGCGGCGTAATGACGCGTGTTCCGAGCATGCCCGTCATCTGGCTGCGCTGGCCGCCGTCACTTCCAAACTCGCTGGCTTTGCGCACCCGGCGATGCGTTTTGTTATCCGGATGCTCCAGGACTTCTTTGGGCACGACCGCGGGAATATCATCGATCAGCACCACGGCATCGTTGTCCAACACACCGGGCATGCCGTCGCTGAGGCCGAGAATGTCGTCGCGCAGTTTCTGCTTTTGCGCGGGATCGTACGCTACTGCGGGGGAATAATGTGTGATCAAATCAGCATATTGCGTCGAGGACAACACCGAAAAAATCCCGGGCTTCATCCAAAAAAGCAGTTTGGAGGTTTTGCCGCCGCGATCTTTGCACAAACCCACGAGTTGCGAGGGATCGAACGAAATCGTCCACACGTTGTTGTTGCGGTCGGAGGCATTCAGCATCACGCCGTCGTAGTTAAACGGCCAGTTCTGCCGCGTGAATAGCGCGGGATATTGCAGCGGATTGTGAATCGCGTCCGGCGTGTCGTCGAAGTAGCCGCGCGGCATCATCTGCACCCCTCGCACGATTTCGCTGGTGACCTCTTGCGGCCGGCTTTCATAGTTCCGCAGAATTTCCTCCATCCAGGCCTTGGCCTCGGCGGGCGTCTTTTGCCCCGGCCGGCCGGAAGCGAACAACGCGGCAATCGGATTGGAAGCCGAAACAAAAACCCAACCGAGGTGTAAATCTTGATTGCCGACGGCCCAAGCGTCTTCCGGTTTGAAAGGCGTGCCGGGCGTGGCAACTCCCAAATGCGCCGACCGGAGATCCGTACGGCCATCCCAATCGACATC
This genomic interval carries:
- a CDS encoding type III pantothenate kinase; this encodes MLLVIDIGNTNITLGLLEQHRLAASWRLHSKNAHTSDEVWIMLKLLLESEGFGLAQIRGCALSSVVPHLTPVFERMIQQRLNVPSVNVTSDLDTGIKILYENPQQVGADRICNAVAGYAKFGGPLVVVDFGTATTFDVVTRNAEYLGGIIAPGPETTATVLHHVSAKLPRVELEFPPSVIGRTTETSIQAGLMFGGVELIDGLNRRIKRELGEDTHIIATGGLANVFLPYLDTVERVEPDLTLEGLGIIFARCAPR
- a CDS encoding cold shock domain-containing protein, whose amino-acid sequence is MPRGRVKWFNENKGYGFIEQLDGGEDVFVHFSVIQMEGFRTLPQGAEVEFECVPGEKGLQATKVIKL
- a CDS encoding methylmalonyl-CoA mutase family protein; amino-acid sequence: MKTDAEIELKNLYTAADVPAAPEPAGEYPFTRGLFAEMYRARLWTMRQYSGYATAEDTNARFRYLLSQGQTGLSTAFDLPTQMGYDSDHKLADGEVGRVGVAISSLEDMERLFDGIRLETVTTSMTINATAAILLALYIAVAKKQNADLHAISGTVQNDILKEYIARATYIFPPAPSLRLVTDMFEFCSQHTPKWNPISISGYHIREAGSDAVQEVAFTFANAIEYVRQAVKRGLDVNVFGPRLSFFFNSHNNFFEEIAKFRAARRLWARLMKERFGATNPKALLLRFHTQTAGATLTAQQPDNNIVRVTLQALAAVLGGTQSLHTNSRDEALALPTEESVMIALRTQQIIAYESGVAAVTDPIGGSYLVESLTNEIERRAEEYLKRIDALGGAVAAIEAGYFQEEIGRRAWEYQQAIERGEKIIVGVNKFQVKEEKKIDLLRVDPRIQAQQIQRLSELRRRRDHAKASELRQRLETAARGKENLMPHIIACVEGYVTLGEIADSLREVFGRYQAK
- the xerD gene encoding site-specific tyrosine recombinase XerD, with product MNTALGNYLSEFLDYLRAEKHLAHNTVISYGFDLRRYTAFLAGRGLTTPDQVTVTDIRALLTELTQLGLATTSIGRQLAAIRMFHRYLVGEKYCNHDPAEPIALPRQSQKIPRVLDISDIEQLLQQPEVSTVLGVRDRALLEFLYATGARVSEAIELGMDDLFLPQRLVRIFGKGQKERLVPIGEVAVRWLQEYFTHARPRLIRRRAQDKVFVNARGGKLSRMGVWKILRGHLQAAGITKPASPHTIRHSFATHLLEGGADLRAVQEMLGHADLATTQIYTHLDRAYLKEVHRQFHPRERHFDATGK
- a CDS encoding biotin--[acetyl-CoA-carboxylase] ligase, whose translation is MSRRTETPFWNPDTLQSLLPTRIVGRQLIVFNRITSTNDFLKRAARRGAATGSVVLADEQTAGRGRLQRPWQSPAGKGLWFSVLLRPQLAPEKLGMISLAIAAVVAEVFSKFCRQEFQVKWPNDVLFESRKVCGILCETQIVQDEIEAIIAGIGVNVSQQPQEFPGELRDRATSLEQICGHPVDRQHLLLELLAALEKNLFGNLRSKLVLLKAAWCSRCRDFGQHLTVTQAPMDKLKRITTGVFEGIGDSGELILRLSNGTLQFFSAGEITLAREGWSPSSP